GGTCCAGAGGCCATTGATGTACAGCGAGCCGTCAATGTCCATGATCGGGAGCTTCAGCAGTGCGTGGGACGTCGAGGGTCATCATTCTGACTGTGTCTCCTTCGGAAAGGGCCAAACCGTCGATTACCGCAGAACTGAGAGTCAATGTGTCCCCGTCGACCGAACCTACCGCCAGCGTTGCCCGATAGTTTTCGATTTCCTGGTTGATGATCAACAGATCAGGGCCAGGAGGTGGATCACCGGCGATGACCTTGTATCGGGCCGAGGCGGTTGCCGAGCGCATGTCGGCTACCTTGACCTCGATCGTCGGTCCACCGTCGAAGATGTCAACGTATCCGTGGAACCGGAATCCTTCCTTCTCCAACATTCGTCTGGCCGGCACGGTGTTTTCGTGTACCTGGCCGATGGCATCTTGGGCTTCCTGCTTGAGCAGGGGAATGTAGATGGGATGCGACGGCATGAGTTCGGCGATGAACGTCTTGTTGCCAGTAGCGGTGAGATCGTCGGCCTTTTCGAACGGTAGGGAGAAGAAGTGCTGTCCGAGGCCCTCCCACACCGGAACCCGACCGTCGGGAGTGTGGTATCCCCGCATTTCTGCGAAGACGGTTTCGGTGAATCGGTCGGCGTGTTCGGTGATAAAGAGAAGTCGGGAGAGAGCCATCAGCTTGCCTGCTCTCGTGCTGCGGTATTGCGCATCAACGAACAGGCTTGCCACCTCGGTCAATCCGGTGTAGTCGTTGCACAACACGAGAGTCGGAATCTTGTTGTAGACGCCGAGTTCTCTTGACGAATACACCCTGGTTACGATTTTGTACGAGTAGAAAGCAGAGGTGAGGCCCACCCGGGCTATGACTGCTCCGGTGCCGATGATCTTGTCTGCGGTGGTGTCAACAAGTACGAACAAGTAGTCGGCGCCAGGATCATCTTCGTTGGGGTGGGCAAAAGTTCTCTCGGACGCCGACACCCGGGCGGTCATTGTTTCGCGGTCAGGCCGGAGCGATGACATCCCGTGTAGGGCTGATCCGGCCCGGGTAAACAGGTCAAGGATGCCGTCTACATCAGTCAGTGTGACCGGTCGGACGATGATCATTGAGGCACCGTCAGTTCTCCTGAGGCAAGTTTCAGCAGGATCATACCGGCCAGGGCTGAGCGGCTCTCCAGGGATCGTGGATACATGAACTCCGAGTCAGAGTGAATGTTCCCCCCATGCACGCCAAGATTATCCAGGTTGGGCAGACCGGCCGCCGCCAGGTTATTGCCATCCGATACGCCACCGGTTGACCGCCAACCCAGTTCGAATCCGAGAGCGTTGGCCGATGACTTGGCGGCCTCAAGGAGGGCGCTGATGCCGGCATTCATTTCCTTGGGGCGCCGGGTGAAGGTGCCATGGGTCGTGACCCGGATGCCGTCCAACCCGGCCGCTTCGGCAGCGAGGGCCTCAATGGTTTTCTGGAATTCGTCTGCGAGGTCTCCGGAAGGGACCCGGACATTGAGACGGATGACGGCATGGTCCGGGACGATATTGGTGGGACCGCCCCCGGAAATTGCCCCGACGTTGATGGTCACACCGTCCCAGGTTCCATTCAGGTCATCGATCGCCGCGGCCAGACGAGCAGCCGCCATCACGGCGTTACGCCCCAGATGGTGATCGCGGCCGGCATGGGCAGCTATCCCGCTCACGTGCAAGTCGAAAGTCCCGCTGCCTTTGCGTTCTCCGGCCAGATGTCCATCCGGAAACGAGGGTTCGAAAATGAAACCAGCGGTCTTTCCAGCCGCAGACTTCTCCAGGAACGGCGCTGAGCCCGGAGATCCGATCTCTTCGTCGGGTGTAAGCAACAACTCCCATCCGACGTTTTCGGCCCATGGGGATTGCTCAAGGGTGGTCAAGGCCGCATGCAGTACGAGCAAGCCGCCTTTCATGTCGGCTGTGCCTGGACCGACAAGGCGATCCTCCTCGAAACGAGTGTGTTGGAAGGAGTGGTCAACACCAAAAACAGTGTCGTAGTGGCCAACAAGTAGGAGTTGAATCGGAGCTCCTGGCCTTTTGGTGACCGCGCCCATCTCACCGAGTGGCTGGGGCTGCATGACGCCGCGGTCGTCCATGCGTTGGTGGTCGGCCAAGGCGATCCGAGCCGATTCCGCCTCGAGGCTGCTGAACAGTTCGAGCAGCATCCCGAGAGTTTGGTCAAGGCCCGGTCGGTGGTATGTCGAGGAGTTCACCTCGGCGAGATCCACGAGCCGGTCGACCGATTGAACCAGGTCGATGGGTACGAGATGCTCTTGGAGGGCTTTCACTCTTCCACGGTAACTGGAATTCGGGACGGCCGCCAAGGGCAGTGACAGATGTACACTTCGTCGACCCGACCGGAGAATGAATGAGCGACGTAACGAGAGCTGATTTCGATGTTCTAATGACTCCGAACTATGCACCTGCGCCGATGGTTCTCGTGCGGGGAGCCGGCTCGCGAGTCTGGGATCAGGACGGTACGGAATACCTCGACTTTGCCGGAGGCATAGCCGTGAATGCGCTCGGTCATGCAGCACCCGAGCTGGTTGAAGTTCTCATTGATCAGGCGAAACGGCTGTGGCATGTGTCGAATGCCTTTGCGACCGAGCCGTCCATTCGGTTGGCCAAACAGCTCGTAGCCGCCACCTTCGCCGAACAGGTCTTTTTCGCCAATTCTGGTGGCGAAGCGAACGAAGCCGCTCTCAAGCTTGCTCGCCGATATGCGTTTGATCGCCATGGTGCGGAGAAAGTCGAGATCATCGCATTCAACCAGGGGTTTCACGGTCGGACGTTCTTTACGGTATCGGTCGGCGGCCAGCCGAAATATTCGGATGGGTTTGGACCCAAACCTGGCATGATCACCCATCTTCCATTCAACGATTTGGACGCCCTCGGTGACGCCTTTTCCGATTCGGTCTGCGCAGTGATGGTCGAGCCGATCCAGGGGGAGGGAGGGCTGGTTGCCGCCGACCCGGTCTTTTTACGCCGGCTCAGGGACTTGTGCGACAAGCATAATGCCCTCCTGATCTTCGATGAGATTCAGTCAGGAATGGGACGAACGGGCGACCTCTTCGCCTACATGGGATATGGCGTTACCCCGGACATCTTAACGACGGCCAAAGCACTCGGCGGCGGCATTCCGGTGGCCGCCATGCTGACGACGGCGGAGATTGGCTCAAGTTTCGTGGTGGGAACGCACGGTTCTACGTTTGGCGGTAATCCGCTGGCGACGGCCGTGGCAGCCAAGTCTCTTGAGATCATCAACCAACCTTCCTTTCTTGCTGAGGTAACGCGGAAAGCCGGCCGGCTCTTTGAGGGGCTGAAAGCCATCAACGAGTCCCGTCGATTGTTCAGCGAGTTTCGAGGCAAGGGCTTGTGGGCAGGGTGTGTTTTGTCGCATGAATATGCCGGTCAATCGAAAACGGTGGCTGACGCTGCGATGGACCAAGGTCTTCTTGGACTCAGAGCAGGACCGGATATCGTCCGATTCGCTCCGGCTCTCAACATCCCTGATGAAGACCTCGACGAGGGTTTGGCACGGTTCGAACGGGCGGTAAACGCAGTCAGATTTGATGGTTAGCGCTCCGGCGGAATTGGCCGCCGGCGGCTACTCTCGATGAGCGCTCGGTAATCGAAAGGCGACATGATGATCGAATGGTTCTGGGTCCTGGCGATCGGGTTGGCAGCCCTGCTGGTGGGATATCTGTTAGGTGGATGGTGGCTTCGCCGATCGATGGAGGAAGAGCTTGACCAAGGACGTAGCGAGCTAGCGGCCGCTCGCGACAAGTCAGCCGTGTTAGGTGACCGGGTGAAAGGGCTGGAGACTGACCTGGCAGCTGCTTTGGCCCGAGGTGACCAGGCAGAGAAAACCCTCTTGGGTCTCACCCCCCAGGTTGATGTCCTGAACAGCACAGTAGGTGATCTGAAGCAACAGGCCGCGGATGCAGCGACTGCCCGACGCGCCGCAGAGGCGGCGTTGGCGGCTCACGAAGTGGAGCGTCAGAAAGCGGTTGACCAGGCCGCTTCCGCTCGGGCCGCGGCCTCCGAGGCCTCCGACAAGTACGACGCCATAACCGCTGAATTTGTCTCGTTGAAGCGGTCACTGCGTGAGGCTCTGGATGCCCTGTCCAGAGCCGAGGGAGAGCGTGACACACGCGCCGCAGAGGCGCTAGAGGCGTCCAATCGTGCGCAAATGGACGTCGCCGAGGCCGAGCGCGCCAGGGACGAGGCTGTCGAAGACGCAATTCGAGAACGGGACCTGGCCCTGGCAGCGGCGGAGGCGGCCAGCCAACGCCGGGCCGATGCGGGGACGTTACGCAAAGAGATCATGGCCGCCCAGCGCGAGCTAGCCGACCTTCGCGACGAACTCGCCGGAAGGGACCGTCAGATTCGTGATCTAGAAGCCCATGCACACCCAACGAAGCATGAACCAGACCCGGCGGCGAAAGCCTTCGCAGGCTTTGATCCCGAAGTCGGTTCGGCACTGTCAGACGAGGATATGGCCGCTGCCGTCTCGGCGATCGGGCTTCCGGCCGATTCGGACGACGAGATGGGCGACGATGACGACGCTGATCAGCCTGCAGATGATGATGATGATGATGATGATGATGATGACATCTTTACCGTGGACGATCTCCCTGGCGGAGACTGGGAACCCGACCAGCCAGTTGATCCGGTCGCCACCCCTCCGTCTCCGATCGAAAAAGTCGACGATCCGAAGTCCACCGACGAGGCTGCGGCGCTGACCACCGGCCACGAGGATACCGGGACCGCCACTGCCTCGGCTGATATACCGGAGGCAGACGAGATCAATGAGATCGATGACCCCATCTCGGATGGCACCCGGCAAGACGACTTGCGATTGGTCAAAGGGATCGGTCCGAAGTTCGAGCGTTTGTTACACGCCAGAAATATCACTTCGTTTGCTCAGATCGCCGAGTTGACAGACGACGCCGAATGGGAAACTTACCTCGATACCTTTGCAGGACGAATCGAACGTGAGCAGTGGCGAGAGCAGGCCACCGAGCTGCGCAAGGAGCAAGACGAGTAGATGTGCGCTATGTCCCAGTGCTTCTCGGGGTGGTTGTTGGTCTCTATCTGCTCCACCGACTGGCAACCTACGCGGAACAGCGGGGGTGGGTCTATTACCGATCCAAGCCTCCCCACGGGGCCGGCTCGATCGGAGTCATGCGGGTAATGAGCCTCTTCGATCCGACCATCGAACACGTCATCGAAGAAGTGGTCTCAGATCGGATGGTGATTGATGAAACCGGTGAACCACCGGGTGAGGAAGAGTAGGCGGTCGAGCCAGACGTCTACCAATACTCCTCGAAATGGACGTTTCCGGGGTTGCCACGTTGATCCGGCACGAATCCGAGTTCGTATAGCGCCTCCACTGCCCCCCTCGGGTGCGGGAAGATCGGATTGGAGCCATCCCACTCAGGCGGACCGATCATCGCCGGGTTTCCGCACAAGAAGACGTGGGTCCGTGACGGATCCAGGGTTGTGTTGGCCACGGTGGCGAGCTCTCCTGAATCAATGAGTTCCTGAATGTATCGCTTCGGTACTTCTGGCTCCCGGGTCGGGAGGGCCAGGTAGTAGTAGTTCTCGAAACGATGCTCAAGCGAACGGTGGGTCGCCTCGTATGCCAGGTCCGTGAGCCGACGGACCGTGACGGCCGAGATGATCGGGCCATAGTGGCCCTTCCGGAGCAGTTCGGTGATCATGGCGTTGTGGGGAGCCTCGCCGGTCCCGGTTGCCAGGAACACGACAGTCGAACCCGGGTCCGTTACGGGTGTCAATGTGTACCGTCCGGTGATGCGGGGTCCAAGGTAGATCCGGTCGCCGACGTTCTTCCGCGCTAGCCGGGGGGTAAAGGCGGGTATACGATCGTCCGAGGGTGGGACCAGGACGATGTAGAACTCCAGTTCTTCGGATTCGTGGGGATCGACCAGGTATCCACGGGAATCCAGGATCGGACTGCTGATCGAGTACGAGCGGCGAACGAGCTTCTCCAACTGGCTTACGTCGATTGGATCGGCAGCCGCATCGATTCGTTGTTCCCAGTAGCCAAGTCCGAGGGTGGCGTATTGGCCGGCCCGATGAGCGGCATCACCAACATCGGGCCTCACCCGAATCAGCCAGAGATCTGAGTGTGCCTTCTCAAAGTGGGTGATGGTGGCGTTGTAATGTCGATCACGAAACTCATCCACCTTGGCGGTCGGGGGTGGGGGAATCGGAACGGCAACGCCCGGGAAAAGGCGGTCGCGAATAGCCGGCCACGCCGTTCCCGCCGGGACGAGCAAGCCCGCGGGATGATGGATGTGTTCGTCGGTATCCTGGAGGATGAAGAGTCGATTGTTGGAAACATCGACGGACATGCCGAGCTGTTCGAAGGCGTCATCGGCAACTTCGTAGCCGAGGGCATATACAACCTGGTCGAACTGCAGGTCGGGGGTTCGACGGTCCCGAAAGATTGCCATGGGGTACCCGCCGACATCGTCGATGCCGTCCGGCTGGGTGTGCCAGAAGATCGTCGCGTGGCGTCCCGCTTCCAGGAAAGTCATGGTTTCTTGCGCCAGGCGTGACAGCCGGGACGCCGGCCCGGTCATCGAGAGCACCACCTGATCGCCTCGTTCAACGGCAAGTTCAGCGATCTCAATTGCTTGTTCACCACCACCAACAACGAGAACGTCGAGGGGTCCGGCCGGCAGGGTAGGGGAGCCGACATGGACGCGGTCAGTGATTGGCCCGGGTATGTCATAGTCGGGGGTGACGGGCTCGCCGGGTGGTACCTCCGAGTACGCCACGGCATGGGTGGTCAGTGGGCCGTCGGTGGTATCGACGCGGACCGTATCTCCCTCCGACGTAACCGCGGTGATCTCGACCAGATAGCGCACCGCAAGACGGTACCGACCGACCGCTTCGGTCGGCGTCACGGAGTCACCCCGTTCCAGGACGAGAACTCTTGCGAGTCCTGCTTCCTGGGCCTCGGCAGCCAGGCTAAGTCCGGCTGGATTTCCCCCTATCACAATCAGATCAAAGTCGACCATCGGGCGAGCCTAGTGCGTGCGGGCGAGTCGGTAGCCGTGCAGCCAGACCACTCGCCCCGAAACGGCTCTTTGTGAATAGGACCGAAGTAGCCTGGCGATGTGAGTAATACGCCATGACTGACGGGGTCCTCAACCAGCCACCCGAACTTGGAGAGGTCAACCTGTGGTTGGCCGATCCGGTGGCGGCGAGCACCGGCGTCGCTGGGTCAACCGAGCTTCTGAAGATTGGCGCCATAGCCGGCTCCCACGATTTTTGGGAGTGGGGCTTCCAGGCCAATCGA
The Acidimicrobiia bacterium genome window above contains:
- a CDS encoding arginine N-succinyltransferase — translated: MIIVRPVTLTDVDGILDLFTRAGSALHGMSSLRPDRETMTARVSASERTFAHPNEDDPGADYLFVLVDTTADKIIGTGAVIARVGLTSAFYSYKIVTRVYSSRELGVYNKIPTLVLCNDYTGLTEVASLFVDAQYRSTRAGKLMALSRLLFITEHADRFTETVFAEMRGYHTPDGRVPVWEGLGQHFFSLPFEKADDLTATGNKTFIAELMPSHPIYIPLLKQEAQDAIGQVHENTVPARRMLEKEGFRFHGYVDIFDGGPTIEVKVADMRSATASARYKVIAGDPPPGPDLLIINQEIENYRATLAVGSVDGDTLTLSSAVIDGLALSEGDTVRMMTLDVPRTAEAPDHGH
- a CDS encoding NAD(P)-binding domain-containing protein translates to MVDFDLIVIGGNPAGLSLAAEAQEAGLARVLVLERGDSVTPTEAVGRYRLAVRYLVEITAVTSEGDTVRVDTTDGPLTTHAVAYSEVPPGEPVTPDYDIPGPITDRVHVGSPTLPAGPLDVLVVGGGEQAIEIAELAVERGDQVVLSMTGPASRLSRLAQETMTFLEAGRHATIFWHTQPDGIDDVGGYPMAIFRDRRTPDLQFDQVVYALGYEVADDAFEQLGMSVDVSNNRLFILQDTDEHIHHPAGLLVPAGTAWPAIRDRLFPGVAVPIPPPPTAKVDEFRDRHYNATITHFEKAHSDLWLIRVRPDVGDAAHRAGQYATLGLGYWEQRIDAAADPIDVSQLEKLVRRSYSISSPILDSRGYLVDPHESEELEFYIVLVPPSDDRIPAFTPRLARKNVGDRIYLGPRITGRYTLTPVTDPGSTVVFLATGTGEAPHNAMITELLRKGHYGPIISAVTVRRLTDLAYEATHRSLEHRFENYYYLALPTREPEVPKRYIQELIDSGELATVANTTLDPSRTHVFLCGNPAMIGPPEWDGSNPIFPHPRGAVEALYELGFVPDQRGNPGNVHFEEYW
- a CDS encoding hydrolase gives rise to the protein MKALQEHLVPIDLVQSVDRLVDLAEVNSSTYHRPGLDQTLGMLLELFSSLEAESARIALADHQRMDDRGVMQPQPLGEMGAVTKRPGAPIQLLLVGHYDTVFGVDHSFQHTRFEEDRLVGPGTADMKGGLLVLHAALTTLEQSPWAENVGWELLLTPDEEIGSPGSAPFLEKSAAGKTAGFIFEPSFPDGHLAGERKGSGTFDLHVSGIAAHAGRDHHLGRNAVMAAARLAAAIDDLNGTWDGVTINVGAISGGGPTNIVPDHAVIRLNVRVPSGDLADEFQKTIEALAAEAAGLDGIRVTTHGTFTRRPKEMNAGISALLEAAKSSANALGFELGWRSTGGVSDGNNLAAAGLPNLDNLGVHGGNIHSDSEFMYPRSLESRSALAGMILLKLASGELTVPQ
- a CDS encoding acetylornithine/succinyldiaminopimelate transaminase; this encodes MSDVTRADFDVLMTPNYAPAPMVLVRGAGSRVWDQDGTEYLDFAGGIAVNALGHAAPELVEVLIDQAKRLWHVSNAFATEPSIRLAKQLVAATFAEQVFFANSGGEANEAALKLARRYAFDRHGAEKVEIIAFNQGFHGRTFFTVSVGGQPKYSDGFGPKPGMITHLPFNDLDALGDAFSDSVCAVMVEPIQGEGGLVAADPVFLRRLRDLCDKHNALLIFDEIQSGMGRTGDLFAYMGYGVTPDILTTAKALGGGIPVAAMLTTAEIGSSFVVGTHGSTFGGNPLATAVAAKSLEIINQPSFLAEVTRKAGRLFEGLKAINESRRLFSEFRGKGLWAGCVLSHEYAGQSKTVADAAMDQGLLGLRAGPDIVRFAPALNIPDEDLDEGLARFERAVNAVRFDG